The following nucleotide sequence is from Mangifera indica cultivar Alphonso chromosome 1, CATAS_Mindica_2.1, whole genome shotgun sequence.
ATTATGAAACTGAATAaatttcttataataattattttttattatcaataaccAATATTCTTTAATTACGTAAGTCAACTACGCGGTTATGATGCAAGCAACTGGAAATCAACTTGAGTTTACTATACATATGTGTTTAGCTGGCACTTGGATCCATTATTTGTGGAAGCTTACGAAaacaatttcattaatattctgatatattatctataatatatctaaattatatgtaaaaaatatacatacatatattattgTCAATAATGTTTTATGcatcaagttttaaatatttaattaaattttatttatataccatcacataattaaatattatttttttaatttaaaatctcctAATTATCTTATTATGTATCTGAatgtcaaattaaataataacaactAGATGTATCAGTCAACAGGAAAACAAGCAAACCAACAAAATACTTGACTCAATTTTAATCTGTTGactaaaatcaatcaagtttaTGATGGGgcaataaatttcattaaataacaataataataaagatacaGATGTTCATTTGATCGTCTTTAAGATCTAAATCTTAATTGTCTAACCTTATTTCATATGAGGTTTGTCACTGTTGTATATTTTAAAGGTTTGTTCAACAGTTTTGGGGTGTTgtgatttgaaaaaatatgagtcaaatTAGCTAACAATTTTGTAGATCACCCAACAGTtggataaaacaatatttttatcatttaagtttgaaaattttatttaccacCAGTCCATccaaattagaaattaataaatttttcgtcactttatatgatatataacagagttaatatcaattacatccgtaataatacaaataagtaacattttcatcataatcatttaatgttttatattttttttatcttttattcttattattatttatttattggtaaTTGAAAAATACAAAGACGGAAAgtcaacaaatataaaaatgataacttTTAGATCCGAAATGTGAGTTATAAGTTTGTGGTAACAACCTTCAAAAGATTGATTTGAATGTTTACTATAAAGTTGTTAACCTTCTTCTCAATGATGTGTCTGACCTAGATCTTGTCTTCATTATGGATAAGCATGAAGCGATTGCCAAAAGGTCAATGGAAAGTGAGACCCCCATGAGGATGAGACACACTATTGACAATGCCATGAAGTGTGCCTTCCAGTTTTTGTGACACGACAACAAGACTTGAGGTTGTACTTCATGGTTGGTGGGTGCTTATCTAGAGCTTTGgaagaaaataattgaagtagttaatacatatataatatctCTTACAAACCTAGAAATTTTTGTGTTGTTGCTTAGCAACATTGACGTTGCAGTTAGTGTGATAATACAAGAAAATAGTGGATAAATTGTGATCATTGCAAATGGTGGAATGAAGATATGAATTAaaagagtgtgtgtgtgtgtgtgtgtattttctTGGCTTTATTTTACgatacttttttttattgtgttgaGTAAGTTGTTTGAAAGATAATAATTAAagtgaattatttataatattttggtcattatcaatcaattaaattcatataaataattgtgtgaatctcatttaaaatgaACTATCAACTTATGATTGGTTAATAGGCAAGATATCTTGTTGTCGAATCTCTTGTGGACAAACTTTAATGAATCTTCTAATGTCTTCTTTGAATCGAATTGTCAAAAAAGGACGGAAGAATGCTTGAGAAGAGTACAGTCAAGGGTAGTTGATATTTCTATGCTcatggaaaaatattttatcagaGATAAAGTCTTTTGGGCATGGAGAAGGTGGGTTAGctgttgaaaaatgaaaatactacTGAAGACTATCATAGATGTTTCCAGGTTGAAGATCAGTCACATGTGGATGATAATTAACCACGATCTGGGAAACTATGAAActcattaattttcttataatatttttttttattattaataaccAATTTTCGATTCTGTAAGCCAACTAAGCGTTTACGATGTAAGCAAACTTGAAACCAATAGGAGTAGATAGTATACATTTGTGTTTTGTTGGGACTTGGATCCATTATTTGCCTAATTTTATagtgaacaatattatgtgtctatatttttaatatataatttatatatatataaataatatgatattatatgattaaatattattttatttttaatttaaaattatttaattacataacgacatataatatgtataactaaattgtatataaaaagtatgtacatataattttattgttttataaaatccaaatgatacataatataaatggcaataaacatcaaataatgTTGTGCATTAAATTGTAAATGTTTAATTACatatctaaattaatttatttttaatttaaaattatccgattagattatattatataatatcatttggaTATTAAATAGACAATCATAACACAATAGAGATTCAATTTTACCATGTTGTCAAAATCAATTAAGTTTACGAGAgctataatataaatttattaaacaacaacaataataaagaTACAATCGTTCATTTTATCATCTTTAAGATCTAATCTTAATTGTTGAACCTTATAATATCTTCTTTCTATGGGGTTTTGTTTACTGTcgtaatttttaaagttttgttcAACACTTTTGGGATGTtgtgatttgaaaaaaaaattgagtcaaattagttaataattttatagatcACCCAAATCCAACGACACCCTTCAAACAACttacaaaataattgatttaatctcTACACTCTTTGCCTTTTTCCTTGGGTGAAGTTTAGTTAGGTCTACTTTTTAGCATGTGTTCATCTTTTTACCGATTCTCTTTTACTCTTTCATAATATGATATGAAGGCATATACTATGGTTTGTATTAAACAATAGAACAACAAAACATGTGCATGAATTATGTACaaaataaacacaatataaTTTAGTATTCTATTTACTAATGAACATATGATGAAATTACTGATTTGACGTCTTTTACCATCACTTCACAtgattcatcatcatcaaagcTTCTGAGAATCGGCCTATGATATCAAATTACcttattatttttggtattttaaatttattggcTCATTACCATACTTAAAACTCCTTTTACAGAAAACCTGTTACGTTCAAGAATAAACttggaaattgaaaatatttccctaaaagtataaaaaagattaattatagATCTCACACGATGAAGAAActgaaagataattaaaataaaattatatatttgacgGAAGGTTTTGGAGTAGGAATATATTTCATTTCACTGGTTGCTTCTTAACGTTCAAAAACTACAAGAACTACAAGACATCTCACTGGTTGCCTTGACTTTTCCCAAGGCATGACATACGGACTAGGCTGGTTGCTTATTTTGATGATAGgatgatttttgtcatttcactaaatatataatagagtTAATGTCATTAACACtcataataatacaaataaattatatttttattgtaattattttatattttttacttttttatccatcttctttgattttttattcttatcatTTCTCGGTTATTGccaattaaaaaacataaaaagaaaaaaccaacaAATATGAGAATAATAACTTTTAGATTCAAGCTATAAGTTATGAGTTGGTGATATTATTCTTCAAAAACTTGATTTGGATATTCACAGTAGGGTTGTTAATCTTTTTTCCGATGATGTTTCCTCCTACGTTATGGATAAATATAGAGCAAATATTGTACTTCTGCCGTCAACGGAGAGTAATACACTCACGAGGATGAGACACACTTTTGACGGTGTCATGAAGTGTGCCTTCTAGTTTTTGTAACAGAATGATATGACTTGGGGGTTGTACTTCATGGTTGGTGGGTGCTTATCTAGagcttttgaaagaaaataattggaGTGGTCTATACATAGATCATTTTTCTCACAAACCTAGAAATTTTTGTGCCGTTGCTTGAGCAATATTGACATTGCAGAGTGTGataatacaagaaaataatGGATAAATTGTGATAATTGCAAATGGTGGAATCAAGATATGAATTAaaaagtgtgtgtgtgtatatatacacttttcttggctttattttatgatatagaAAAGGAGTATGTTACAAGATCTGCatacatcaatttttttattgtgttgaGAAAGTtgtttaaaagataataattgaagtgaattatttataatattttggtcATTATCAGTCacttaaattcatataaataattgcATAAATCCCATTTAAAGTGAATTATGGACCTAtgatctgttaaaagataaggCACTCATGGAGAATGTTTTCTCGCAGATGAAATCTTTTGTGCATGGAGGGGGTGGGTTTAGCagttgaaaaaaatgataatagtaTTGAATACTACCACGGATGTTTCCAGGTTGAAGATCAGTCACATGTGGCCGGGAATTAGCCAcgttgtttaataaatttatttagtttaagaGGGgctataaatttctttaaataacactagtacttatttataatattttggtcATTATCAATCacttaaattcatataaataattgcATAAATCTCACTTAAAGTGAATTATGGACTTAtgatctgttaaaagataaggTACTCATGGAAATTGTTTTCTCACAGATGAAATCTTTTGTGCATGGAGGAGGTGGGTTAGCggttatacaaaaaaaatgataatagcACTGAATACTACCAAGGATGTTTCCAGGTTGAAGATGAGTAAAATTTGGCTGAGAATTAGCCAcgttgtttaataaatttatttagtttatgaggggccataaatttctttaaataacaataataataataaagataaaattgttcattttttcatctttaagatctaaatcttaattttttaagctTACAATACCTCCTTTATATGGCGTTTTGTTTTTTGGGTGCTGTGATTTGCAGATTATGAAGACTCAAATTAGTTAACAATTTTGGTAGATCACCCAAATCAAACCACACTCTTCAAACAACCTATAAAATAATGGATTTATCTATACACTTTGCCTTTTTATTGGGTGAAGTTTAGTTTGGTCAACTTCTTAGCATGTGTTCATCTTTTTGCCAATActcttttataatatgatatgaaagGCATATAATATGATCTGTattaaataatagaataataacaCAATATGTGCATGAATTATGTACAAAATAAATACAACATAATTACACACGATGAAGAAATTAAAGTATTTTACCATAAGagaatatgttttaaaaaaatcattaaacatgttaatattcaattaatgaTTCTTGATCCTTTAAGAAAAGACATGTCACCAAAAGATTTTAAGGATTATGTAAAAACATATGAGAGTTGATCTCATGTTCTAATCTTTGTGTAATTTTAATGTACAAATATCTTtgtgtaataaaactttaaatcagCTTATTCAGTTGATTTTATTCTCATTCCATGTACACAATTTTTGAAGAATAACAATCATTTTGgactaaaaaataaacataatatttatttattaagttatgTTATTTATGAGGTAACATTATAGAAATAGAATACGTTGTAATGCATTAAAGATAATactcattaataatatatttgtcatcatgttttatatattttattttagtacgTGAATTCAAGCATTGGGAACCAAATGAAagaatcttaattttgttatccaTGTAAACCCTCCCAGCTATAGGTTCTTGGATTAGTGATTCTGAGAGTTTGAAGAGTATTCTTAGAATTTGGAAGAACTATACATTCAGAATGATTTTACAAACCCAATTTTCTGAACCAGTAGCGGCTTCCCCTCAACAAACAGATGAACAGAAGCTCAAATTTCATACTTGTTAGCCGtggtagtggtggtggtggtggtggtggtggtgataaaaaagattaaatattttgtGATTTTCTTGCTCGGCTTTATTTTATGTGGGTGGAAGTTTACATTGCGGTTtcacttacccaaaaaaaaaaagcatgcaACAGATAACGTGaccgaaaaaaaaaaggtaatagaAGAGAATTTGGAATGGAATTTGCTTGtaagttaataataaagtagtacaatattattttgtcgGTTCAATGAATTGTCGTATGCTTTATGATATCAAAGGTGGATGTTGGCATTTGTCTGATTAGAATCTCTTTTACTGTTGAGGTGCacccaaattttttatttcttgacaTGTGTAATTTTTGTCAGATTCAAAAGCCCAAAAAAGTTGACTCAATCAATCTAAGAAAATTCTTCTAGATGGTCGTGGCTTAGAGTTGGCCAACCGGATCGAAAGCGAAATGGCAATGCAGATTGGTGGGTCGTTTTAAGAATAGTAAGGGTAATGACACCTTTATTTGaagttaaattgttaaaaacaatggtacatatatatatatatatatatatatatatatatatatatatatatatatatatatatatatatatatatatatatatatatatatatatatttagagtatataatataattatataaatgatatattattatatgatttaatattatttttttattaatttaaaattaattatacattttttatctacatattcattttatgtgtttaaaatatatacccataattataaaaatattaaagtaaaaacatatatattttcacaACTCAATTATGATTCTCTaatgacattaaaatttttatttaatgttatataacaaaaactaaaggataaaggttaaaatattttagcttATTTTTGAATTAGGAAACATGACGCTCTTCAAGAATAAAGATGATTAAGATAATGTTTCTGTCATGGCATGTTTCGTAGTACGTCATCAATGAAGTTCCCAAATGCAGCAAATGAAGAGCCACCCTCCATTACTGTAAATCTGCTCTTTTCACTCTTCTCTTTCACCTTTTTCCTCACCTCATTATCTCTATCCATTACATATTTTATAGCTCTTGCTATCTCGTCTCCTGATACTACTTCTCCTCCACTGATTTTATAGTCCAATCTCAACTCCACAGCAAGTCCTATATCTTTCACCATTTGGAATGCATTAATCTGTTGCTCAGCATACATGGGCCATGTCACAATTGGGACACCAAACCACAGGCTCTCCAAGATTGAATTCCACCCACAATGAGAAACAAATCCTCCTATTGATTTATGGCCCAAGATCTCCTTTTGTGGTGCCCATCCACACACCATTCCAATCTCCTTTGTCCTCTCCAAGAACCCATTTGGCAACACTTCCTGGAGATCAGCTTTGTAATCAGTGGGCCCTTCAAGTTTATTTGTTGGTGGCTTTCTTATTGACCACAAGAACCTGTGACCACTTTGCTCCAATCCAAGTGCAATTTCTTTCAATTGTTCCTCACCAAAGCACCCCATGCTTCCGAAGCACAAGAAAACAACTGATGATTCAGGCTGATCATCAAGCCATTTCATAATCTCATTTTGCATCTCGCCCTTGAGTTCAATCAGCGGTCCAACTGTGTAAACCGGAGGCACATGATCAAAATCATTCAACAAACAATTAACCGCATGAGATTCCAGCTCCTCGAATGTGTTGACAATAATTCCTTTGGTTTCCTTGAATCTTCTTCCATGGTTCATCAGTGAAGTGTAGCCGCCATTCttgtttaacaaaaattcaGGCAGACCACTGCTTGGCACTGGATTAACATAACAAGGGATCACAACCTCGCCGTCAAACTCTTCAAATTCTCTACCAGTCAGGGTATATTGAGTTGGAAGGTGCATCAAGAGACCAAGAAATGCTGCACAAGAAGGGAAGAACAAATAAGAAGGAACACCGAGTTCATTTCCCACATCGATCATTGACGTACAAAACATATCAACAACCAACCCAGCAAGTGGAgc
It contains:
- the LOC123212966 gene encoding anthocyanidin 3-O-glucosyltransferase 2-like; this encodes MKKIELVFIPVAAAGHLIPLIEFAKRLLERDDRFSITVLVMYSPAMTSLAAAYAESFAETNTPIRFINLPPPIHFRPSQEVHKSLEKFATEYVDYHKACVKEAIVKHLVSNSNSAPLAGLVVDMFCTSMIDVGNELGVPSYLFFPSCAAFLGLLMHLPTQYTLTGREFEEFDGEVVIPCYVNPVPSSGLPEFLLNKNGGYTSLMNHGRRFKETKGIIVNTFEELESHAVNCLLNDFDHVPPVYTVGPLIELKGEMQNEIMKWLDDQPESSVVFLCFGSMGCFGEEQLKEIALGLEQSGHRFLWSIRKPPTNKLEGPTDYKADLQEVLPNGFLERTKEIGMVCGWAPQKEILGHKSIGGFVSHCGWNSILESLWFGVPIVTWPMYAEQQINAFQMVKDIGLAVELRLDYKISGGEVVSGDEIARAIKYVMDRDNEVRKKVKEKSEKSRFTVMEGGSSFAAFGNFIDDVLRNMP